The genome window GTATATTTACTGTTGATGAATGTTCCTGGGCCATCTACATAATTTGTTTTAAAGTAATCGTGACTTATTCCACCGGGGTTTCCTGTGAACCATGTTCTTAGTGGTAGTGGATCTGTAATTTGTTTACGTTTAGATCCTGTAATTGTGATGATTTTTTTCTCAGATATATGGACTGCTTCATCAAAAATAAGGTGATGAAATTCTGCTCCTTGATAATTAGCAGCGTCCTTTTCATGCTGAATGTGAGCAAACTTTATCTTGGCCCCATTGGGGAAAGTGAATAATTTATTAGTGTCATCCCAATGTGGTTCAATTCCTGCTTTTTCTAGTATTGGGTTTTTGTGTAGCCAATCCTTGGCCCTGTCCATTACTGCGTTAGGTGCACTTAATTCTGGATAAGTTAGTCGGAATATACCGACTTTCCATTTTGGGAATTCCGCATACTGAAGGGCCCCGATAAGTGAGGCTTCTGTTTTACCTCCACCACGAGCTCCTCCATAAAGGACAGAACCTCTGGAAAATATTAAAAGAATCTGATTAAAAAACGGAACTACGGGAATATAGGGATTCAGGATTATTGTATCATAAAAATTATCCTTCTCTTCTTGACTTAAGCAATGGAATAATGCCTGTACACGATAATCCTCTTCATATTGTGCCTCCCAAACTTCAATTTTCCAATCTATTAATTCTTCTATTGAATTAATTTCAGGTGCATTGAATAGGAATTTACGAAGTTTCTGACGGACCTCATCCTTGATCTGAGGCCTTATCAATGTTATCTGGTTTATCTCCTGTTGAACTTCCGATATCAGAGTGGTAGTCATGCTTTGCCTCTATCGTTCTAAGGCGCTTCAATCTAAGTTCAACATCAACTTTGCCATTAGTTTCAGTAATGTCAGTAGGCTGGCTTTGAATCAGCAATGCTAGTTTGATTAATTTGTCAAGATCTTTAGTTGTTTCAATAGGAATCGGTTGTATTATGCCTTTTTTCACGCCATTAGTGTATTTATTAAGTGATGCGTGAACAATTCCTAAGTATTTGACTTTATTATCAACAACAGTTTTGTTGGTCTTTTCTTCTAGTGTTTTATTGTTCTCTACTTCTCTGATTGATATTTTACTATCCCAATCGAATTCTTTTTTCCATCGCCAAGCAGTTCGTTCACTTATTTTAAATTTTTTTGTGACTGTCAGAATACTGTCATCAATGGATTTTCCTTCGTGTAGTGTGAGGTAGTAAAGTTCAAAGGCTTTTTTGTGTTTTTGCTTTTCTTCCATTGTGAATCACTTTTAAATTATTATATATTATTTCGAGATAATGGAAGATTATATATATATTATAGAATAATTCTATATTATAGAATAATTACTTTGGTGAAAAACATGAATCAAATAAAATACAAAACAAAAACACGAGAATTCAAATCCTACATGAAAAAAACAAAAACTGCTATCTTAAAAATTGGAGAAAAGAAATATAAAGTCAAACAAGAGGAATACGTCTATTTTGACAATGAAATGAAAGATTATCCATTAAGACCTGAATGGTATTTAACAAAAACTCAAATGAGAAATCTTTTAAAAGCATATCCGGAAAAATGGCTTCTTAAAGTTAAAAGCCGTTTTGATGGAATGGTTGATTGTGTAATGCCTGTTGAAGATGAATTTTCATTTGTGGATTCTGAAATACTTGAATCAATAAGTGATGATATTCGATGCTATAGTTATAGGACACATTATAATACTGAAACTGGTGTTTTCAATCTTTGGAGTTGTGTCGGAGCATATGAATTCAAATTTGATGGAGAACTCCAATTCTTATAAATTCATATTTTTTTTTAGGGGGTATATTAAATGGATTATTCAGCAGATAAGCATTGGAATAATGTTTTGGCTTTAGCTCGTAAGTATGGTTTCATTTTAAAGGCTGATAAGAGTAATGCTATCTTGGCCACTCATAAAACTCAGATTGAGAAGTATGGTGTGGAGGGTTATAATAAGATCCAGAAAATGAATAAAGGGGAAAAATAGTTGATTATATAAAGTAGTTCTATAATATCAACTATTATACTTTATTTTATTTGAAGGGATTTATTATGGTTTTTGAAGAAGCTGAAACAATTATAGAAATCAAACCAGGATTTAAAACACATATAAGTAAAACTGTCTTGGAATCTATAGGAGCAAATGAAGGGGAATTTATCAAAGTTATTTTTAAAGATAAGAATGTTGAAACCGTTATCAAAATAAAGCCCGGATTCAAAACACACATACCTAAAAGCATTATTGAATCCATAAATGCTAAAGAAAACGATTTTATTAAAATAATCTTGAAAAAAATATCTAATTAATTAAATTTTAGCTAATATTTCTTTTTGAATATTTTCAGCAATTGCTTTCATCATATTGGGTGGAACACTATTCCCTATACGAGCCCATTTATCCTCAGGGTTCCCAATTAATTTAAAATCTTTTGGAAAGCTTGCTAATTTTTTTATTTCATTTATTGTGATATATCTTCCAGATTCATGGAAGAACTGTCCGAATCCACTTCTTGTTATTGTTGGAGATGGTTTATTTCTTGATAATTTAATATAATTAAAATAACTACCATTGGGATGGTATTTACTAAATTGTTCTCCAGGTCTAACTCTATTAATTACAGATTTCACAAAATCGTTATTTGAATATTTTATAAATTCTGGTTCAATGTCTTTTAATGCTTCTCCTACAGTTATTGGTTTTGTTTGTGGTTTCGGATGAGATGGAATGATATTTAAATCGTTTCGTACTCCTATGAAAATCATTCGTTTCCTGGATTGTGGAACATTATAATACATAGAATTCATTAAACGAGCTTTTACTTGATATCCACTTGCTTTTAGTTCTTTCAGTATATCTGCAAAGATAAGTTTCATCTTACCTTTAACCATTCCAGAAACATTCTCCATAACAAAAACTTTAGGCTGTAATCCCTTGAGAAGTCTAATATACTCATTATACAATTGATTACGAGGATCACAAAAATCTCTTTTACCAGCTGTACTAAAACCTTGACAAGGTGGCGAACCATCAAAAATATCTAATTCACCAGGTTTTAATCCTGTTATTTCTAAAACTTTTTCTACACTTAAATTATGGATATCACCATGAAAAATAGGAGTTCCAGGAAAATTAAAATTATAGGTTTCAACAGCATTATCATCCATTTCTACAGCCAATAAAACCTTGCCACCTGCTAATTTATAACCTAAACTGGATCCTCCACAACCAGAAAATGTACTTATAACATTGAATGATTTATTTTGGGAATTCATATCCACACTCCGGACATTTAATAGTTTCAACAGATTTAGCAATATCTTCATCAAACTCAGGTTCTTCATCAGGAACTATATCATCCACTTTTGGAGATACTAATTCATCAATTTCAAAACCAGTTAATGACAAATCAAATTCTTGCATTTCTAGATCTATTGATAATTCTTCAAGTTTGGGATAGTTCCAATAAGATTCTTCTGAAAGCTTATTATCTGCTATCATTAAAGCAATAGCTTCACTCGAATCATGTAAATATTCTCTCTGTCTAAAAGGAACTTTATCCATACCTAATTTTTCAGTTGCAGCAATAAAAGCACCATGACCAGCAATAATATAAAAATCTTTACTAATCAATATCGGCCTGCCCCAACCAAGCTCTTTAATATTTTTAGCAATCTTATCCAACTGCTCAGATGGATGCTCATTAGGATTATTAGGATGAAGTTTTAACTTAGAAACTTCAATCCAAGGTGATTTATCGTCCATAAAAAATACCTTCTAAAACAATAATATTAATATAAAGATAAAAATGGGTAATCAAAATGTCAGATAACAAAGAAGATCAAAATACAGGAAAGTATATTCTGAAAAAAAAATTTCAAATAAAGAAATTAAACCAATTTTACGGGGATTAAGACACAATCATTTAAAAAATATAATAAATGATGTTGAAAAGGGCACATCTTTAAATAAAATTGACTTTGAAGTTTTAATGACCGTTGAAAGTTATGAACTTCAAAATCGAGTTAATAGACTTAGCATAATTTTAATAATTTTAACAATAGTTTTAGTAGTTTTAACATTGGTTCTGGTCTATTTAACTTTAAAATTGACATAATAATTATTTTCTCCCACATAAAGAGTCTGGATCAGTGCAAATGGCATCTTCAAATTCTTCTAATTTCTTTTGTAAAATCTCATCACGTTCTTTGTTCGCTTCTTTGTAGATCTTTTCAACAACCTCATGAGTACGTTTTTCAATAATAGTCAATTCCTTTTTTTTCTGAATCATCTTGTAAACGTCACCCAGGAAATAAATAACACATCCTAGGATAAGAAGTAAAATTCCTACCCATGGAGCATGAGGAGCATAGATGTCTGGCTGAGATATACTCATAAATAAAATTAACATTCCCAAACTGATAAGACCAGTTCCTAATGTTGATTTTAAGAACCCAGTCAGCATCATAGTTTTCGTGTACTTAATCTCTTTATAAATATGGGACATAATGGCATCACTTAGGTTTCGCTCTTACTTGGAACATGTGCTATATAACCACCTATCGCACCAACTGCAGCTGCACCTATAGTTGCATTATGTGTGACTAGTGCTATTGTGCCTAAAATTGTTATTCCTGTTATCGCTGCTATTTCGATGGTTTCTTTAGTTATTTTCATATTAGAACCGCCTCCAGAAAATTATATATTAATAAGAAATTATTATGATATTAAGGGGATTTTATGAGAAAAAAAGGCATAATATTAGAAAATACTGATAAAACTGAGTCAGAAACATCATTTTGGAAACATAATACAACAATAATTCTTGTAACTATTTCCATGATTTCAATCTCTTCAATATTGATAATGATTAATTTTTTAGTTTTATTATATGGTGGAATAACCCCCGGGTTTAACTTAGCTAATTCGATTGCATTATTTACTGCTAGCATTGCAATTTCAGGAACATTTTATAGTAGTCATAAGAGTGATATTCGAAATAGAGAACAAAATATTGCTGCTGAAAAAAGATTAAAAGATCAATTAATTTTTCATGAAAGGCAATCAGCCATGCTTAAAATTTATAAAGAATTATATATTCATAAAAAATCAAGGCAAAAATTGACTGTAAAACATGATGATGTTAATAATTATCCTGCCCAAGAATTTTCTATATTATCTACACGATACCAATTATTTAGTAGACTAAAAATAATTCAAGAAGATATTGATAGTTTTTACTATTTTCCAATAGAAATAAGAACAGAAATTGATAATTTTATTAAATATGTAAATGAACAATCCGATCATAATCCTAAACCAATAACTTTCGGAAAATCACATATTAGAGAAAAGCTAATTATAATATATAATATGGTCGAAGTAGATATCCAAATGGGATTTGATCGAGATTATAATGTTATGAAACCTCCTTTAGCAATTCAAGGTTTATAGGCCATATATTATCCATTTACATATTCATATGTACAAATGTCACATCAAGAACAAACATAAATCACTTCATATAAAAATGAGGTGTAGTGTTCTTTGAATGGTGGTTCAATAAAAACACTACTAATATGACGCAATTGCATCAATCATAAGCAATTACTTATGAACGTGAATCAATAACCCTCTGAGCTGCTCTGAGAACCCAGGCTGGCAACCAATCATGAAACTCTTTAATCTCGCAAGCCTCAAAGGGTATAATATTATTCCTCCAAAAAAATAAGTATAAATCAAGGAATTCATCCATATCCATAAATTAGAATCCTTTTGTTCTTTTAAGTAGAACTCCCCAAGGCAGATCTATTTTTTCACCTGCTACATATGGGATGCTTTTAGCGTGGACTAGGCCACATTTAGCACATTTTATTTCATAGTCCTCATCAATACTGAATTCTGTTGAAAAACATTCTACACAATGTTTATGTAAATTATCTGAATAACAATCATTACATATTCTGATAGGTGGAGAATAGATTTTAGCTCCGAAATTGTATTCTTTTAAAATTAGTTTAGCCAGGATAATATTTTGTGAAGGCTTTTCGGGGGTGGAACAGTCTCCACAAATATATCCTTTTAAGTCTTGTAGTTTTTCAACTTGTATTGATTTGCCGTCTTTGACCATGGTAATCTAATAGTCTACTAATGTTCAACTATTTTCGAAAGAACGCCTAATGTTGTTCTTTCTTACTAGTAATTACCACGTCATAGCTGGATTTGATGACCCTTTTAGATGGTCTATTTCGGAAATTGGTTTATTTTTTCTCTCTAATTTCCATAACCTTGATATGACGGTTGCATATATCCTTTCTTTGAGTTTATATTGCTTTATTATCTTATAATCTCTAAAAGTTACTAATGATCCTGTACTTTCTTCTTTTACAGCTACCATTATTGCCAGGACAATAGTTTCCCATTTACACCCACGATATAATAAACGTAAATCTTTGACAGATTTCAGGATATAAATAACCCTTTCAACATCATTGTCAGATAAATTAAGACCTTTTTTATTTCTTTGCACGAATTGGATTTTTTCTCTTAAACGATATTTTTTCATGGATAATTCATCACATGAATATAATTCTCCAGGCTGTTTATGCTGGTATTTATTCATCAGTCCTAATAATCGGTTTTCCTTTTGTTTCATTGTCATTCCACTCATTTGGTTGCCGCCTTCGAGTTATTATTAACCTATTGTATTGCATAGACTAAATATATAAATAGTAAAAACAAGAGAGAAAAAATGGGTTTCATGTTAAAGGTTGCCGTCTTTGATTAATGGACCTTGGGAAGGATTTCGGTCCTTCTCTAAATATCATGAAATGATTAATTACTTTTTTTAACAATTGTTATATTAATATAAATAAAAAAAAATATGATTTAATAATATATAATAATAATAATAATAATAATAATCCTTCAACTGTAACAAGTGTAAAATTAGAAAAAGTATCTATAAAGGAGGTATGTAAACAGTTTACAAACAGTTTACACCTGCACTTAACATATATCTTTGGAGATTTACACTTGAAATATAACTTAAAACTATTAAAAATTGATACAATAGGGTACTTGTATCAAATAAAATCTTACTAATTCTCTGTAAACAAAATGTAAACATAAAATATGTTGTAAACAATTTGTAAACATTAAACACAGATACCCAACTCCTTAGCAACATCCACAGGATCCACATTAAAATTCTTAATCTTAGATTTCATCACATTAAAATCAATATCTTCTACAGATTCCCAATTCCGTTTACCATAAATCAATCTATGATTCTCAAAATCATTCTTGACAGTCTTAACCGCACTAAGTAATTCTTTATCATAATCTATTTCAATTTCATGAATTTTATTATTCTCAACAACAGGATATTTATCATCAAAATAATCCCTAACTTCTTTAATATTTATTCTAGCTTTATTTGCTGAAATAATATCTAAAATAATAACGTCTTCTAAATCATGAGGCGTAATTATAGTATCAGAACTAGTTTTATTATCACAGTATCTTTCAACTGCTTCAATAACACTAAAAAAAGGAGTTTCAGCTTTATCAGGAATATCAATCCCAATATCTATTCCTTCTTTCAACTGCTTTTCTTCCAGATCAAGTAAATGTCTTTGTTTTTTAATCTCATCTAACCTGATGCTCACTAAAGCAGGATCTTTTTTAGAAAGAATATCCAAGGCAAATTCTAATAGTTCCCTACCTGTTTTTTCAGAGGATTCATATAATTTAAAATAATAATCATCCAATCTTCCACTAACCATCCCATTAGAAACCATTATTTACCAGCTCCTAAAACAGGATTTCAAAATTAAAATTCTAATAATTTGATGTTTTTTCATGAAGGTTGCCGCCTTTATATTTAAATTTTATTTGTTGCTCACAATATATAAATTAACATAGTGACCATATTTATTCTTAATCCTACCATCAATTATAAACTCTTTATTTTGGGTTAAAATAGCTGTAATCAGTTGTCTACTAGGTTGTAACCTCCCGGGGAATTTATAAGTTTTAGAAAGTTCCTTAACTAGTTCTTCAATACTCACTGCTTTACCATTTTGTAATATATACCAAATAATGGCTTTTCGTAATTGCTTCTTCTTAGTAATTCCTTCAAAAGGTTTTTCATATTTATACAGCCTAAATTCCCCCAAATTTAGATAACATTTACTTCCACATTAATATCCCAACTATACTACTGATGAAATAAGCTATCCAAACAACAGCCATATAGTATTCTTTTCTTTTAATAGCAAAATAAAGGAATACTGGGTTGCTAATGGCCCATATATAGAATGCTAATGGTGATTTCATAGCACTTTGTATATATGCTCCACTTAATCCCATCAGTACAGCTGCTATTTCTAAGAGTTTCAATGAATCAATTTTATAAGTTTTTAATTTATTCATAAAATTTTCCTGCATGTAAATCTATCTCCATTTTTATAGACTTGGATACTTAATTCAAATTCATTATCTGGAATGCCTCCAACGATTAGAAGAATAGGCTCTGGACAATTAACGCATTCATCATTGGCTATTCTAATCATTTCATTATCATCTACAAAGCTAGGTTTTGAAGAATTATTTGGATGGAAATGCCAGTCACCGATATAACGCTTCCCTTGTTTATATTCATAATCCATAATTTCTTGTATGCCTTCTATCCCTCTATAAAATCCATGCGTACTATGTTCTGAGTCTTTGGGTGGTCCAGTCATTCTATTGATAATGGCTGTAGAATTATCAACTGAGTAATTCCCTAAGAGTATCCCTCCAGTTTCTAGGATACCCGCTTTATTGCATTCATACCTAATGGCCTGGAGAACATAATCCATAATTTCAACTGAAAAAACCTCATCAAAACTTCTATAAATTAAATTAACTGATTGAGCTTCCATAAAATGTCCCCTTTCATTTGAACTTCAACCTGACCTGTTTTTCATCAGCTGGTTTTTCTATGAATACGTAGAGTTTCCCACAATCTCCACATTTATAATATCCATATTTTTTCATACCAAAAGGCCGTAAAACTCCATTACAAAGTTCCTGAGTTTCTGGGTCTTTATTCTTGCAGCGTTTCATTAGATCACCCCTAATTCTTTGAGCATAGCTTTAAGGAATAATTCCACTTTCAACCCATCGACTGTGAAAACTAGTAACCAGTCCCTAATATTTTTACATTTGAAATCAACGGCTATAACATTTGAATTAGGATATTTTTTCTCAATATATTCCTGGAAGTAATCATTAATTTCTTCTGCTGCCAGGCTACAATTTTCTGTTATATAAAAAGTCATGAATAGGGTGGTTTTAGGATCTTCTGACTTTTCAAAACTTATTAAATAAACCGTTGAATCTTCTTTTAAATGTGGATAAAACTTTTTTAAAACATTTAATGCATCTTCAGATGATTCAGTATCAGTATCATGCATTAAAACAACGTCTGGAATATGACCTAATACTCTAATCATTGAATTAGAGCATATGGCATTAACTTCCATTTGAGGTGTTTTAATCCTGTATTCTTTCCCTATTTCATATCCCTTTAATCTAATAGTTGAAAATTCATTATTAGCTAGCTTAGAATAATGTTTGTTGAATTTTACAATAGGAAGGCCCTTACAATCATCTCTCATGTTATCACAGCCTCGGAGATTGTGGAGTATAGTAACAGTCATCTTCTGCACTCCAATAAGCACCATATTCTATTAAATCGTAGGAGATTTTTCCAGTTTCATCATCCTCATATTTTTCAAATATAGGGTCACAATTAGGATTATGGCATTGATAGGATGGACTGTAATAATCTGCTCTTAAAATAGTAACTGTGGGGATTAATTTCCCCAGATAAGTTACTGATCCACAATTAGGACATGGCCGAGTATCAATTTTATTAGATACATTTGTACCTACAAAAAGGTGCATATCTCCACAGGTAAGATTTCCATCATCATCTATTACTTCCAAACGGCCATTCTGAGCCAGTTTATTATAACAAGCATTGCATAGATCTACTGTTTTCCCCGTTTTTATCTGCTCTACTTCATTAAAATTCTTTGGAGATAATTTTGCATCACATTCAAAGCATTTAATATCTAAATCACTTAATTTAATCATCCTATCACCCGATCTCTGATATTATGAACATATAATTTCATTTGAATCAAAGTCCATGAGGTAATATAATATTTGAACCAGAGTCCAATCCCATAAGTAATATTTTCTTTATCCATGATGTCAGATGCACATTCCAGATGATATTCTAGTAATTCCAGATTTCTTCTACGGCTCATGATTTCCCCTCTTTAGAATGCATAATATCCTTTATCATGAATAAGACAAACCACATTTTTCTTATACTTGCAAATGACATCTTTAAACAAGTCTTTTAATTCTGATTCTGGCATGTTTGTTTCAATTGTCCCACAGGTTTCAGATCCATCTAAGAGTAAAAATCTTTTCACTTC of Methanobacteriales archaeon HGW-Methanobacteriales-1 contains these proteins:
- a CDS encoding DNA (cytosine-5-)-methyltransferase produces the protein MKNLSLMKILLNLLKLLNVRSVDMNSQNKSFNVISTFSGCGGSSLGYKLAGGKVLLAVEMDDNAVETYNFNFPGTPIFHGDIHNLSVEKVLEITGLKPGELDIFDGSPPCQGFSTAGKRDFCDPRNQLYNEYIRLLKGLQPKVFVMENVSGMVKGKMKLIFADILKELKASGYQVKARLMNSMYYNVPQSRKRMIFIGVRNDLNIIPSHPKPQTKPITVGEALKDIEPEFIKYSNNDFVKSVINRVRPGEQFSKYHPNGSYFNYIKLSRNKPSPTITRSGFGQFFHESGRYITINEIKKLASFPKDFKLIGNPEDKWARIGNSVPPNMMKAIAENIQKEILAKI